DNA sequence from the Armatimonadota bacterium genome:
TCGTCTACAATGAGTCGCAGCATCTCCATAGCTTGGATGATGGTGGTCTGCTCCTCAGGCAAGAGTTTACTCAGCAGTTCGGCTATTCGCTTTTGTGCTCCGCGTGCGGCGGAGTCGAACGCGGCCTTACCATTATGTGTAAGCCTCAACGCGATGCGCCGGCGATCACTGGATGAGTTTTCTCGCGCTACATATTTTCGCGCGACAAGTCCATCTACCATCCTAGACATGGTTGGCAATGTAAGGCCAGTGTGCTCAGCTAAATCGGATAGTGAGGCGTCTTCATGATGCCGCAGATAGGCAAGTACGCGGAATTGGGGCACTGACAATTCCGCAGGCTTGCGCTTGCGAATTTCAGAGCGTATCAGGCGCATAACTTGGGGAATTATGTCTAGCACTAGGCCTGCACACTGATAATGGTTAGTTTGCTTTTCTAATAATTGCATATTCTAAGTATATTTTGTGCGATAGTGTTTGTCAACGTGAAGGTGGCAAAATTTTGGGAAAATAATCATTTGTGGAGTGGGATTGCAAGGCATAGCGCAGTTTGAGTAGGTGTAGTTTTGGGATTATTATAAAAAGCCCAGGGATTTTGCCCTGGGCTTTTTGAATGCCAGTTGCTAAGCAACATTGGACTTCACTCTAGGATTGGGATTTCTCCAAGTCGCTGCTATGCGCGGTCTTGACCGTGCCTACGACTTCTCCTTCTCCGTATGACCTGCCAATGGATGTAAGGCGTGCTTTTACTCTCTGGCCAATGTATTTTCCGCCATTTACTAGGTCGAGCATGTATCCGTCTGCCCACGCTGCTGATCTTGGGAGGCTGATAAATGGATTTCTTACTACCTCACACTCTAAAATTTCCGAGCGCTTGAAGTGGAGCACTTGGCTTTCTATCTCGTGGACGTCGCTGGCGACAATCTCGTATTTCTCGATGTGAAGGTTTTCATTTGCTCGGACGTAAACCGGACGGCCAATACGCTGTTCAATGGATTGGATTGTTTCGCCGCGCGCTCCTATGAGATAAGCTGCCACCTCAGGGTGAACCGTTACTAAGAAGGCCTCCTCATCTTCGTGGACAGCACGATCTCTGAGCTCGCGTTCAACTTGAATGCTTACGGATTCAGGCGATAGAATTTCTCCTCGGCCCTGGCAGTAAGGACATGGTTCGTTTACAAGTTCAGAGATTGTTTCTCCTGTGCGCTTTCGTGTCATTTCCACAAGTCCCAGCGGGCTTATGTGAGAAATCTTCGTGCGTGTTCTGTCTTTTTTTAGCGCTTTTTCTAAACTTTGAACCACGTGGTTCCGGTCGCGCACGCTCGCCATGTCGATAAAGTCAATGATGATGATGCCGCCGATATCGCGCAGTCTTATCTGCCTTGCAATCTCTGCGGCGGCTTCGAGATTCGTCTTCAGAATCGTATCTGACAAGCTAGTGCTACCGATAAACTTTCCAGTGTTGACGTCGATTGTTGTAAGCGCTTCAGTTTCGTCAATTGTTATGTGCCCGCCAGATTTTAGCCAAACTTTGCGCTTTAAAAGGCGTTCGATTTCGTTCTCGATGCTGAAGTGCTCGAATATTGGTTCCGGTTCGTCATAAAGTTGGAGCCTTGACTTTAATCTGGGCGAGATTAGCTGAATCCATTCGAGGCATTTTTCATATTCCACAGGGGAGTCTATGAACATCCTTTGGACATCGGAGCTGAAGACGTCTCTAATTGTTTTGTAAATCAAGCTCAAATCCTGGTGAATCAAGCCGGGGGCGGGCGTAACTTTTGCTTTTTCTTGGATTTGTCCCCACATTCGAAGGAGGAATTCCAAATCGTTTTGCAGTTCCCTCTCACCTCTGCCCTCAGCTTCGGTCCGCACGATTATGCCAAAGCCCATAGGCCTGATTTTTTCGGCAATTTTCTTCAATCTTTCTCGTTCGGCGGTATCGTCTATCTTTCGAGAAATGCCGATATTGTCTGCCTCGGGCATCAAAACTAGATAGCGACCGGGCAGGGATATGCGCGTTGAGACTCTTGCTCCTTTCGTGCCGCAAGGGCCTTTGACCACCTGGACTAGGACCTCCTGGCCAACTTTGAGAAGATCTTTTATGCTTACCCATTTCTCGGCCTCTTTCTTTGCCATTGGGAATTCTTCTCCGGCTTCAGGAAGGACGTCGCCCGCATAGAGAAATGCGTTGCGCTCAAGGCCTATATCAACGAACGCTGCGTCCATGCCAGGGAGGACATTTGCTACCTTAGCTTTGTATATGCTTCCAGAAACTTGTTCTTCGCGTTCGATGTGGAGCTCGACGAGTTTGCCACCATCAATGAGTGCTACTCGCGTTTCGCGTGAGTCCACGTTAACAATAATCTCCTTAGCCACTGTTTCTCACCTCCTTTCATCTTCGGTTGTTTGTTTTATCCTGTGGATGCGTTTTGCTTCTAGGCTGGGGAAGAAAAGGCGAGCCGCTTCCAAAAAGTCACGCGGGCCTGCTCCCCCCGAACCGTTTGTTTTAAGTGTGACTTCGAACTCGATAAGTTTTTGTGAACATTCTATCACATTCACAGAAAGGATGTATGGACGTATATCTATTTCCTTACTCTT
Encoded proteins:
- a CDS encoding MarR family transcriptional regulator, yielding MLDIIPQVMRLIRSEIRKRKPAELSVPQFRVLAYLRHHEDASLSDLAEHTGLTLPTMSRMVDGLVARKYVARENSSSDRRRIALRLTHNGKAAFDSAARGAQKRIAELLSKLLPEEQTTIIQAMEMLRLIVDEGKKKSV
- a CDS encoding Rne/Rng family ribonuclease — its product is MAKEIIVNVDSRETRVALIDGGKLVELHIEREEQVSGSIYKAKVANVLPGMDAAFVDIGLERNAFLYAGDVLPEAGEEFPMAKKEAEKWVSIKDLLKVGQEVLVQVVKGPCGTKGARVSTRISLPGRYLVLMPEADNIGISRKIDDTAERERLKKIAEKIRPMGFGIIVRTEAEGRGERELQNDLEFLLRMWGQIQEKAKVTPAPGLIHQDLSLIYKTIRDVFSSDVQRMFIDSPVEYEKCLEWIQLISPRLKSRLQLYDEPEPIFEHFSIENEIERLLKRKVWLKSGGHITIDETEALTTIDVNTGKFIGSTSLSDTILKTNLEAAAEIARQIRLRDIGGIIIIDFIDMASVRDRNHVVQSLEKALKKDRTRTKISHISPLGLVEMTRKRTGETISELVNEPCPYCQGRGEILSPESVSIQVERELRDRAVHEDEEAFLVTVHPEVAAYLIGARGETIQSIEQRIGRPVYVRANENLHIEKYEIVASDVHEIESQVLHFKRSEILECEVVRNPFISLPRSAAWADGYMLDLVNGGKYIGQRVKARLTSIGRSYGEGEVVGTVKTAHSSDLEKSQS